A single region of the Gemmatimonadaceae bacterium genome encodes:
- the rlmN gene encoding 23S rRNA (adenine(2503)-C(2))-methyltransferase RlmN, with the protein MTDDVAVPNSTERINLLDMLPQEADAALRAFALTVGERPFRATQVMRHLWKSPVNAFGDMAGLPREFSDALSEAFEIPRLSLSARQQSADGTEKFLFRLADGEHIETVSIPEGSRLTLCISSQAGCALQCSFCATGAMGFSRNLRIFEIAGQAREAAMLLGRQPTNIVFMGMGEPLMNWAPVGATLTILNDESGFGIGARHITVSTVGILPGIVALGDRREQFRLAISIHAPTDALRRSMMPINTRYPLAEVVEAAKAFDRRVTFEYVMLQNVNDQPEHAIQLATLARECRAFVNLIPLHPGGAGNFTPTAPQAIAAFARGIRAGGVEVAIRKSRGKDIAAACGQLRVERQRRRAPVSADEHGNIQIA; encoded by the coding sequence GTGACGGACGACGTAGCGGTGCCCAACTCGACGGAGCGCATAAACCTGCTGGATATGCTGCCGCAGGAAGCAGATGCTGCGCTGCGCGCGTTTGCATTGACCGTCGGAGAGCGACCATTCCGTGCGACACAGGTGATGCGACATCTCTGGAAATCGCCGGTGAATGCATTCGGGGACATGGCCGGCCTGCCCAGGGAATTCAGCGATGCCCTCTCGGAAGCGTTCGAGATACCCCGCCTCTCGCTTTCAGCGAGGCAACAATCGGCGGATGGAACGGAAAAATTCCTGTTCAGGCTTGCAGATGGAGAACACATCGAGACCGTCTCGATCCCCGAGGGGTCACGACTGACCCTTTGCATCTCGTCTCAGGCCGGCTGCGCATTGCAGTGCTCATTCTGTGCGACGGGAGCGATGGGGTTTTCGCGCAACCTGCGGATCTTCGAAATTGCGGGGCAGGCGCGGGAGGCGGCGATGCTGCTGGGCCGTCAGCCGACCAATATCGTTTTCATGGGCATGGGTGAGCCACTGATGAACTGGGCGCCGGTGGGCGCGACCCTCACGATTCTCAACGACGAGTCGGGGTTTGGCATCGGCGCGCGGCACATCACGGTTTCTACGGTCGGGATACTCCCCGGTATCGTCGCACTTGGTGACCGTCGGGAGCAGTTCCGGCTGGCTATCTCGATCCACGCTCCCACAGACGCCCTCAGGCGCTCGATGATGCCGATCAATACGAGGTATCCGCTGGCGGAGGTCGTCGAGGCGGCGAAAGCGTTCGACAGACGGGTGACGTTCGAGTATGTAATGCTGCAGAATGTCAACGATCAACCCGAACACGCGATCCAGCTTGCCACGCTCGCGAGAGAATGCAGGGCATTCGTCAATCTGATACCGCTTCATCCCGGAGGAGCGGGCAATTTTACTCCCACCGCTCCTCAGGCCATCGCCGCATTTGCACGAGGCATCCGGGCCGGCGGAGTTGAGGTTGCCATCAGGAAAAGCCGCGGCAAGGACATCGCCGCTGCCTGCGGCCAGCTAAGGGTAGAACGGCAGCGGCGGCGGGCGCCAGTCAGCGCCGACGAGCACGGTAACATCCAGATAGCGTAG